The following proteins are encoded in a genomic region of Methanomassiliicoccales archaeon:
- the argB gene encoding acetylglutamate kinase, translating into MKQSSRAASSSPRKVVVKFGGSSIGGMEQIDLFSAQIAELMKRGLTPVILHGGGPEITEEMKRCGLPVKKVAGLRITDDATLQIAKSVLSRINDRVVVSLRKAGLKSIGIAGSEMNTLTAKKMENISVNGPNGVESVDLGYVGEVVKVDPKAVDLLCRNGYVPVVYSICADKNGQLMNVNADTAAAALAAGVGATDMVLVTEVPGVLRVFEDLSSTIPEIREEDLGPLTSSGVLKNGMIPKVDACFLALHGGVGTAHIICGTTPNAIVDQLFSSRNLGTRLTL; encoded by the coding sequence ATGAAGCAGAGCAGTCGTGCGGCATCTTCCTCCCCGCGGAAGGTGGTGGTGAAGTTCGGTGGGTCCTCCATCGGCGGCATGGAACAGATCGACCTTTTCTCGGCCCAGATCGCCGAACTTATGAAGCGTGGGCTCACCCCGGTCATTCTGCATGGCGGGGGCCCGGAGATAACCGAAGAGATGAAGCGCTGCGGGCTGCCTGTGAAGAAGGTGGCCGGGCTGCGCATAACCGACGACGCCACGCTGCAGATCGCCAAGTCCGTGCTCTCCCGCATCAACGACCGGGTGGTGGTCTCACTGCGCAAGGCCGGGTTGAAGAGCATCGGAATTGCCGGCAGCGAGATGAACACCCTCACGGCCAAGAAGATGGAGAACATCAGCGTCAACGGTCCGAATGGGGTGGAGTCCGTGGACCTCGGTTACGTTGGCGAGGTGGTCAAGGTCGACCCCAAGGCGGTCGATCTGCTCTGTCGGAACGGCTACGTCCCGGTGGTCTACTCCATCTGCGCCGATAAGAACGGGCAGCTCATGAACGTGAACGCCGATACCGCCGCGGCCGCCCTGGCCGCCGGCGTTGGCGCCACGGACATGGTGCTGGTGACAGAAGTGCCTGGAGTTCTCCGCGTGTTCGAGGACCTCTCGTCCACCATACCGGAGATCCGGGAGGAGGACCTGGGACCGTTGACCTCCTCGGGCGTTCTGAAGAACGGGATGATTCCCAAGGTGGACGCCTGCTTCCTGGCCTTGCACGGGGGAGTGGGGACGGCCCACATAATCTGCGGCACCACGCCGAACGCCATTGTGGACCAGCTCTTCAGCAGCAGGAACCTGGGCACCAGGTTGACCTTATGA
- the argC gene encoding N-acetyl-gamma-glutamyl-phosphate reductase → MKKAAVVGGSGYIGGELARLLSRHPHISLEAITSRQLAGQKVADTHPFLRGYVDLNFSESITGEGLDMVFLATPHGASMKLAPDIARSGAKIIDLSGDYRLKDPLVYKQWYGHEHTDLENLSKAVYGLSELYWDDIAKADFVANPGCYPTCSALGLAPLFANHLVEGGVIIDAKSGTSGAGAEPTKATHHPNCGASVNPYKIGTHRHTPEIAQTLTRLQGHLAEVVFTPHLIPVVRGMLCTMYLKLNDDLTKQELLGMYTEFFRRKRFVRMTDVPWMQAVIGSNHCEIGLEVVGGRNVVVMSVIDNLVKGGAGQAIQNCNAMFGWPEETGLDFPGLGV, encoded by the coding sequence ATGAAAAAAGCAGCGGTGGTCGGGGGGTCCGGTTATATCGGCGGGGAACTAGCCCGCTTGCTGAGCCGCCATCCCCATATTTCCTTGGAGGCGATCACCTCCCGCCAGCTGGCCGGTCAGAAGGTCGCAGACACCCACCCGTTCCTGCGCGGCTACGTGGACCTCAATTTCTCCGAATCAATAACCGGTGAGGGCTTGGACATGGTGTTCCTAGCCACCCCGCACGGCGCCTCCATGAAGCTGGCGCCGGACATCGCCCGTAGCGGGGCCAAGATCATCGACCTCAGCGGTGACTACCGCCTCAAGGACCCTCTGGTCTATAAGCAATGGTACGGTCACGAGCACACCGACCTGGAGAACCTGAGCAAGGCGGTGTACGGGCTCAGCGAACTCTATTGGGACGATATCGCCAAGGCGGACTTCGTGGCCAACCCTGGCTGCTATCCGACATGTTCCGCGTTGGGCCTGGCCCCGCTGTTCGCCAACCACTTAGTGGAAGGCGGGGTCATCATTGACGCTAAGAGCGGCACCTCCGGCGCCGGAGCCGAGCCGACCAAGGCCACTCATCACCCCAACTGCGGGGCGAGCGTCAACCCTTACAAGATAGGCACTCACCGCCACACCCCCGAGATAGCTCAAACGCTAACTCGACTGCAGGGGCACCTGGCGGAGGTCGTCTTCACCCCTCACCTGATACCAGTGGTGCGCGGCATGCTGTGCACCATGTACCTCAAGCTCAACGATGACCTTACCAAACAGGAATTGCTGGGTATGTACACGGAGTTCTTCCGTAGGAAGCGCTTCGTGCGCATGACCGACGTTCCTTGGATGCAGGCCGTGATCGGCTCCAACCATTGCGAGATAGGATTGGAAGTAGTAGGAGGCAGGAACGTGGTGGTCATGAGCGTGATCGACAATTTGGTGAAGGGAGGGGCCGGACAGGCGATACAGAACTGCAACGCCATGTTCGGATGGCCTGAAGAGACGGGACTGGATTTCCCGGGATTGGGGGTTTGA
- a CDS encoding acetylornithine transaminase, which yields MDSKQVAELSGYYLFQNYGRETICFSHGEREFLWDLEGKRYIDFVAGIAVNCLGHAHPELVKAISEQASRLIHVSNLYQVKEQAELGEAIASIVPAPLGRSLFCNSGAEANEAALKLAVKHTGRDKMVTCRNSFHGRTAASLSITGQQKYQKGFEALLTRNVDFVGYNSIEEVKSAVGKNTAAVIVEPVQGEGGVLPATREYFRTVRDLCTDSGALMIVDEVQTGMGRTGKWFGFQHFGVVPDIISLAKALGGGVPIGAIVAPPDIAKTFTPGSHGTTFGGNPLACAAANAVIRTMKKERLVERAATLGDKWRSELKVIASAHQEIAEVRGLGLMTGVEMGDMAKEFQKYALQKGLLVNVCAGKVVRLIPPLIISQSSIDELNGTLREFMT from the coding sequence ATGGACAGCAAACAGGTGGCAGAACTTAGCGGTTATTACCTATTCCAGAACTACGGACGCGAGACGATCTGTTTCTCCCACGGAGAACGGGAGTTCCTGTGGGACCTGGAAGGCAAACGGTACATCGATTTCGTGGCCGGCATCGCCGTCAATTGCCTGGGGCACGCCCACCCCGAGCTGGTCAAGGCCATCTCGGAGCAGGCCTCCAGGCTCATACATGTCTCCAATCTCTACCAGGTGAAGGAGCAGGCCGAACTGGGGGAGGCCATCGCCTCCATCGTCCCCGCCCCGCTGGGTCGGTCGCTGTTCTGCAACAGCGGCGCCGAGGCCAACGAGGCCGCGCTCAAGCTGGCCGTGAAGCACACCGGCCGGGATAAGATGGTGACTTGCCGCAACTCCTTTCACGGCCGTACGGCCGCCTCGCTCTCGATCACCGGCCAGCAAAAGTACCAGAAGGGGTTCGAGGCCCTGCTGACCCGGAACGTGGACTTCGTGGGATACAACTCGATAGAGGAGGTCAAGTCAGCGGTGGGAAAGAACACCGCCGCGGTCATCGTGGAACCGGTCCAGGGCGAGGGCGGCGTGCTTCCTGCCACCCGGGAATACTTCCGCACCGTTCGCGACCTTTGCACGGACAGCGGCGCCCTCATGATCGTGGACGAGGTGCAGACCGGAATGGGGCGCACCGGCAAATGGTTCGGGTTCCAGCACTTCGGGGTCGTTCCTGACATAATCTCCCTGGCCAAGGCCTTAGGGGGAGGGGTGCCGATCGGGGCCATCGTGGCCCCTCCCGATATCGCTAAAACATTCACCCCGGGATCGCACGGGACCACCTTCGGAGGGAACCCTCTGGCCTGCGCCGCGGCCAACGCCGTCATACGCACCATGAAGAAGGAAAGGCTGGTGGAGCGCGCGGCCACCCTGGGCGATAAGTGGAGGTCGGAGCTGAAGGTCATCGCCTCCGCACACCAGGAGATAGCGGAGGTCCGGGGGCTAGGCCTGATGACCGGGGTGGAGATGGGGGACATGGCCAAGGAGTTCCAGAAGTACGCCCTGCAGAAAGGGTTGCTGGTGAACGTCTGCGCCGGCAAGGTGGTCCGTTTGATACCTCCGCTGATAATCTCCCAGAGCTCCATCGACGAGCTGAACGGGACGCTGCGGGAATTCATGACCTGA
- a CDS encoding ACT domain-containing protein: MKESPQKESVAERTRSYIDAHPSVKDCMAKDLINYSSLARLIMKDLGIKNEEAVMIACRRYAQKLSKKDHEGDILAILADSRLEVKTKICIVTASNDWTVMQRLERTFAKLINQKALMQVIQGAQAITIIADEKLRSEVVNEVGETNVLKVREDLVEITVKSPQKIGETSGVFSYIASNLSEQGVNVVETVSCYTDTIFIVHEKDMIQAYSLLSNLLESAEKAIEARH; encoded by the coding sequence ATGAAAGAATCGCCCCAGAAGGAGAGCGTGGCCGAGCGGACCCGAAGCTATATCGACGCCCACCCCTCGGTCAAGGACTGCATGGCCAAGGACCTGATCAACTATTCTTCGCTGGCCAGGCTGATCATGAAGGACCTGGGGATCAAGAACGAGGAGGCGGTCATGATCGCCTGCCGTCGCTATGCCCAGAAGCTCTCCAAGAAGGACCACGAAGGGGACATACTAGCGATCCTGGCCGACAGCCGCCTGGAGGTCAAGACGAAGATCTGCATCGTCACCGCCAGCAACGATTGGACGGTGATGCAGCGCCTTGAGCGCACCTTCGCCAAACTGATCAACCAGAAGGCCCTGATGCAGGTCATACAAGGAGCTCAGGCCATAACCATCATCGCCGACGAAAAGCTGCGCAGCGAGGTGGTGAACGAGGTGGGCGAGACCAACGTCCTGAAGGTCAGGGAGGACCTGGTGGAGATAACGGTGAAGAGCCCGCAGAAGATCGGCGAGACCAGCGGCGTTTTCTCGTACATTGCGTCGAACCTCTCCGAACAGGGAGTGAACGTGGTGGAGACCGTGTCCTGCTACACTGACACCATCTTCATCGTGCACGAGAAGGACATGATTCAGGCGTATTCCCTGCTCTCAAACCTTCTCGAGAGCGCGGAGAAGGCCATCGAGGCCCGCCACTGA
- a CDS encoding cupin domain-containing protein — protein sequence MKSFPRSGYKEVSGDGYLKRIVLDGADLGVKGALLQEVQFNAGDKVAFHFHKATREIFYCLKGPAPFVINGLPTVMEEGDCIVCEPGDVHGNPVIERDFRILVLKVGYKEDDTVWLE from the coding sequence ATGAAGTCATTCCCTAGGTCAGGCTACAAGGAAGTGTCCGGGGACGGTTACTTAAAGCGCATAGTGCTGGACGGGGCGGACCTCGGCGTCAAGGGGGCGTTGCTGCAGGAAGTGCAGTTCAACGCCGGGGACAAGGTGGCCTTCCATTTTCACAAGGCGACCCGGGAGATATTCTATTGCCTGAAAGGTCCGGCGCCCTTCGTCATCAACGGGCTACCGACGGTTATGGAGGAAGGGGACTGCATAGTATGCGAGCCCGGGGACGTACACGGCAACCCGGTGATCGAGCGCGATTTCCGCATACTGGTGCTCAAGGTGGGGTACAAGGAAGACGACACGGTCTGGCTGGAATGA
- a CDS encoding FKBP-type peptidyl-prolyl cis-trans isomerase, which yields MTTKSATAKVSKGDIVHIDYDAFLAESGVLFDTTNADKAKEAGIFNENLTYKPLPLLIGGGRVFPGLDEALAEAEVGVKTTVEIPPEKAAGARDAKLMENIPLREFFRQEIRPEPGMEVNIHNRVGTIITVTNRMVRVDFNRRFAGASLKYEFTVLDKVEGDDNKVLAICEMDYATSEGFRATVTAEKVVLYLPDVCKYDQKWLLTKYKVVADLREAFGAVDVELVEEYLKKEDKPAAEETKEEKAPEEL from the coding sequence ATGACCACTAAATCTGCGACCGCTAAGGTCTCCAAGGGTGACATTGTCCACATTGATTACGACGCCTTCCTCGCTGAGAGCGGCGTGCTTTTCGACACTACCAACGCGGACAAGGCCAAGGAGGCCGGTATCTTCAATGAGAACCTCACCTACAAGCCCCTACCACTGTTGATCGGCGGCGGAAGGGTGTTCCCCGGTTTGGACGAGGCATTGGCCGAGGCCGAGGTCGGCGTCAAAACCACCGTGGAGATTCCCCCGGAGAAGGCCGCCGGAGCCAGGGACGCCAAGCTGATGGAGAACATCCCCCTGCGCGAGTTCTTCAGGCAGGAGATACGCCCCGAGCCAGGCATGGAGGTCAACATCCACAACCGCGTCGGAACGATCATCACCGTCACCAACAGGATGGTCCGGGTGGACTTCAACCGCCGCTTCGCCGGAGCCTCCCTGAAATACGAGTTCACCGTCCTGGACAAGGTCGAGGGCGACGATAACAAGGTCCTGGCCATCTGCGAGATGGACTACGCCACCAGCGAGGGATTCCGTGCCACCGTCACCGCCGAGAAGGTGGTCCTGTACCTGCCTGACGTGTGCAAGTACGACCAGAAGTGGCTGCTGACCAAGTACAAGGTGGTGGCCGACCTGCGCGAGGCCTTCGGCGCTGTGGACGTCGAGCTGGTGGAGGAATACCTCAAGAAGGAGGACAAGCCCGCCGCCGAAGAGACCAAGGAAGAGAAGGCTCCAGAAGAGCTCTGA
- the argJ gene encoding bifunctional ornithine acetyltransferase/N-acetylglutamate synthase, producing MDVFEGGITSPKGYKAAGVHCGIKKEKLDLAVIFSEVPARCAMAYTQNKVRAAPIEVMMKKDPKTLQALVINSGNANAITGMQGVYDAKQMIFLTAQTLGIKDNLVGVASTGVISRYLPMEKISEGIPKAVLSLGKGPEADDMAARAIMTTDTVKKEAACKVTLKDGTMITIAGITKGSGMISPAMKVLHATTLTFMVTDAQLAKNFNRHWQDMMDVSFNVISVDGDQSTNDISVFMANGAAGGKPADDDPAFWEGVKFVAQQLAKKIVFDGEGATKLIEVLVHGAKNPVQARSAARAIIASSLVKTAIFGTDPNFGRILAALGNSDAEFNLEKVKLVLRSNGDSVTLFEDGAPTLIGGSEVETAAKKVLSHRTIIVDLDLNAGYSSGEAWGCDLSYEYVKINAMYTT from the coding sequence ATGGATGTTTTTGAAGGGGGCATCACCTCGCCGAAGGGTTATAAGGCGGCTGGGGTACACTGTGGGATAAAGAAGGAGAAACTGGACCTGGCCGTAATATTCTCGGAGGTCCCGGCCCGCTGTGCCATGGCCTACACCCAGAACAAGGTGAGGGCCGCGCCCATCGAGGTCATGATGAAGAAGGACCCCAAGACCCTGCAGGCCCTGGTCATAAACAGCGGCAACGCCAACGCTATCACCGGCATGCAGGGCGTGTACGACGCCAAGCAGATGATATTCCTCACCGCCCAGACCCTGGGCATAAAGGACAATCTGGTGGGCGTGGCGTCCACCGGGGTCATCTCCCGCTACCTGCCTATGGAGAAGATCTCCGAAGGCATTCCCAAAGCGGTGCTGTCGCTCGGCAAAGGGCCGGAGGCGGACGACATGGCCGCCCGGGCCATCATGACCACGGACACGGTCAAGAAGGAGGCCGCCTGTAAAGTGACGCTGAAGGACGGCACCATGATAACCATCGCTGGCATAACCAAAGGGAGCGGCATGATCTCCCCGGCCATGAAGGTGCTGCACGCCACCACCCTCACCTTCATGGTGACGGACGCCCAGCTGGCCAAGAACTTCAATCGCCACTGGCAGGACATGATGGACGTCAGCTTCAACGTCATCAGCGTGGACGGGGACCAGAGCACCAACGACATATCGGTTTTCATGGCCAACGGGGCCGCCGGTGGAAAGCCGGCCGACGACGACCCGGCCTTCTGGGAGGGCGTCAAGTTCGTCGCCCAGCAGCTGGCCAAGAAGATCGTCTTCGACGGCGAAGGGGCCACCAAGCTAATCGAGGTCCTGGTCCACGGGGCCAAGAACCCGGTGCAGGCCCGTTCCGCGGCCAGGGCCATCATCGCCTCCTCACTGGTCAAGACGGCCATATTCGGGACCGACCCCAACTTCGGGCGCATACTGGCGGCCTTGGGCAACTCCGATGCGGAGTTCAACCTGGAAAAGGTGAAGCTGGTCCTGCGCAGCAATGGTGATTCCGTCACCCTGTTCGAGGATGGGGCGCCCACGCTCATCGGCGGCAGCGAGGTGGAGACAGCGGCGAAGAAGGTCCTCTCGCACAGGACCATCATCGTGGACCTGGACCTGAACGCTGGCTATTCCTCGGGTGAGGCCTGGGGCTGTGACCTGAGCTATGAATACGTGAAGATCAACGCCATGTACACCACGTGA
- a CDS encoding DNA alkylation repair protein — translation MEADTVMQRLKDMADRSRLEGMARYGIPIDRALGVSLPQMRTLAKLAGRDHQLALALWDSGVHEAMIMASLVDEPGKVTEGQMEAMVQDFSSWDVCDQCCSNLFSYTPMAWTKTVQWSEREGVFQKRAGFALMAALAVHDKKARDEEFLPFLKAVERESADGRNYVRKAVNWALRQIGKRNLHLNRISVETAERIMVKGDKFSRWVAADALKELNSEAVQQRLKSREMKLGNDG, via the coding sequence ATGGAAGCGGACACCGTTATGCAACGATTGAAGGACATGGCCGACCGCTCGCGCCTGGAGGGGATGGCTCGCTACGGGATCCCCATCGATAGGGCTCTGGGCGTAAGCCTACCTCAGATGAGGACCTTGGCGAAACTGGCCGGGAGGGACCATCAGCTGGCTCTGGCCTTATGGGATTCCGGGGTGCATGAGGCTATGATCATGGCCAGCCTGGTGGATGAACCGGGAAAGGTCACGGAAGGGCAGATGGAGGCCATGGTCCAAGACTTTTCTTCGTGGGACGTTTGCGACCAATGCTGCTCCAACTTGTTCAGCTATACCCCTATGGCCTGGACGAAGACTGTACAATGGAGCGAAAGAGAGGGGGTGTTCCAGAAGAGGGCTGGTTTCGCCCTGATGGCCGCCCTGGCCGTCCATGACAAAAAGGCGAGAGACGAGGAGTTCCTACCTTTTCTGAAGGCCGTGGAACGGGAAAGCGCGGACGGACGCAATTACGTCAGGAAGGCGGTGAACTGGGCTCTGAGGCAGATAGGGAAACGGAATCTCCATCTGAATCGGATTTCCGTGGAGACAGCGGAAAGGATCATGGTCAAGGGCGACAAATTCTCGAGGTGGGTAGCTGCGGACGCCCTTAAGGAGTTGAATAGCGAGGCCGTTCAGCAAAGGTTGAAGAGCCGTGAAATGAAATTAGGCAACGATGGTTGA
- a CDS encoding M42 family metallopeptidase: MDKESLKFLQELCDIPGAPGYEADASKLVKRYVEGYCDKVYNDNMGNMMFEKVGAKDGPIVLVAGHIDECGFIITGVNPQGYLSFSQLGGWFDQVLLGQRLLVHTNKGELRGVIACKPVHLMDPEEAKKVVVKDMMFIDIGASNKEEAQAMGVRLGDAATPDSRFHTMVKEAYKDGKPAGKRTIAFGKAFDDRLGVFTAVELVKEIKKKKVQHPNHLVSAATVQEEVGSRGAKTVSASVKPDVAIILDVDIAGDVPGIDPLQAPAKMGEGVAVTVFDGMMIPNLPLKELVISTCEKKKIPYQLAYVVRGGTDGAFIHTSLAGIPTVAIGVPTRHIHSHVGAFDMKDLEDCQRLALELVKALDRKTVDSLTRI; the protein is encoded by the coding sequence ATGGACAAGGAATCTTTGAAATTCTTGCAGGAACTGTGCGACATACCCGGAGCGCCTGGCTACGAGGCCGATGCTTCCAAGCTGGTCAAGAGGTACGTCGAAGGGTATTGCGACAAGGTCTACAACGACAACATGGGCAACATGATGTTCGAGAAGGTGGGGGCCAAGGACGGACCCATCGTCTTGGTCGCCGGCCACATCGACGAGTGCGGTTTCATCATCACCGGGGTGAACCCCCAGGGATATCTATCTTTCAGTCAGCTCGGCGGTTGGTTCGACCAGGTCCTGCTGGGTCAAAGGTTACTGGTGCATACCAACAAGGGAGAGCTGAGAGGCGTCATCGCCTGCAAGCCCGTGCATCTCATGGACCCTGAGGAGGCCAAGAAGGTCGTGGTAAAGGACATGATGTTCATCGACATCGGCGCTTCGAACAAGGAGGAGGCTCAGGCCATGGGAGTTAGGCTGGGCGACGCCGCGACCCCCGATTCCAGGTTCCACACCATGGTGAAAGAGGCCTACAAGGACGGCAAACCCGCCGGCAAGAGGACCATCGCCTTCGGGAAGGCCTTCGACGACCGCCTCGGCGTGTTCACCGCTGTGGAGCTGGTGAAGGAGATCAAGAAGAAGAAGGTGCAGCATCCCAACCACCTGGTGTCTGCCGCCACGGTGCAGGAGGAGGTCGGGTCCAGAGGCGCCAAGACCGTCTCCGCCTCCGTCAAACCGGACGTAGCCATCATACTGGACGTGGACATAGCCGGGGACGTTCCGGGGATCGATCCACTGCAAGCCCCGGCGAAGATGGGCGAAGGGGTCGCTGTGACCGTCTTCGACGGCATGATGATACCCAACCTTCCGCTGAAGGAACTGGTCATTTCCACATGCGAGAAGAAGAAGATCCCTTATCAGCTGGCCTACGTGGTCCGTGGGGGGACGGACGGGGCGTTCATACACACCTCACTGGCCGGGATTCCCACCGTGGCCATCGGCGTTCCCACGCGGCACATACACTCGCACGTCGGGGCCTTCGACATGAAAGACCTGGAGGACTGCCAGAGGCTCGCTCTGGAGCTGGTCAAGGCGCTCGACCGCAAGACCGTGGATTCGCTCACCCGGATTTAA
- a CDS encoding mechanosensitive ion channel family protein, which translates to MLRKWRYIWSLMVIALLLVSFSSALQASPEDATIYQVDEQKAMDTGSTASFQWVVYNNGSDPLLLTVELETGLPSRMSYVLEPAFLVLEPGRGQDVFLNVTADADMYSDDLYLQVLFNVTDMVTDVSEESDYSVALEVNSIYGHLDRQNKIMGTWDNFLPAPFDGSWGAFLVSLLIWLAIAFLIMEVFGPALHALTKRTALEWDDIIIDVLKQPIFLLILAYGTISSLEILSLSSELMADMELLYLVVLVLVGALLAYRLLVKVVVRYARERSKTTETEADDILVGAMEMLGKVLVPVVTIFVIAAIFGLDLGSAIIGLGFLGLIVGYATQAWLSNVFAGIQLLFDRPIKIGDQVPLEGGHIAHVQHIGLQTCHFLDLDTNEAVVIPNSLLMSKVIVNMSAPDVRYIVDVKVKVPVGEDPKRIEALMLEAARLVPQILQEGKSAPVVRVSDLKDGRILFTIFLWVDRVQNRYLARTEYRTNLYRLFNESKVEFALPRKTVWFGRN; encoded by the coding sequence ATGCTGCGGAAATGGAGGTACATCTGGTCCCTGATGGTGATCGCGCTCTTGCTGGTCAGCTTCAGCTCTGCCCTGCAGGCATCCCCGGAAGATGCCACCATCTATCAGGTGGACGAGCAAAAGGCAATGGACACTGGTTCCACCGCCTCGTTCCAATGGGTGGTCTACAACAACGGCTCCGACCCGCTACTGCTCACCGTGGAGCTGGAGACGGGGCTTCCATCGCGCATGTCATACGTACTGGAACCGGCCTTCCTGGTCCTTGAGCCAGGGCGGGGGCAGGATGTGTTCCTGAACGTGACCGCGGATGCGGATATGTACAGCGATGACCTGTACTTGCAGGTCCTTTTCAACGTGACCGACATGGTCACCGATGTCTCCGAAGAGAGCGACTACTCGGTGGCGCTGGAAGTAAACTCCATCTACGGACACCTGGACCGTCAGAACAAGATAATGGGCACCTGGGACAATTTTCTGCCCGCCCCCTTCGACGGCAGCTGGGGCGCCTTCCTGGTCAGCTTGCTCATTTGGCTGGCCATCGCCTTTCTGATAATGGAGGTCTTCGGACCGGCCCTGCACGCCCTGACCAAGAGGACCGCCTTGGAATGGGACGATATCATCATCGACGTGCTCAAACAACCTATTTTCCTGTTGATCCTGGCCTACGGGACCATATCCTCGCTGGAGATCCTCTCCCTGAGCTCCGAGCTGATGGCGGACATGGAGCTGCTCTACCTGGTGGTCCTGGTGCTGGTCGGGGCCCTTCTGGCGTATCGACTGCTGGTGAAGGTCGTGGTCCGCTACGCCCGCGAACGGAGCAAGACCACCGAAACGGAGGCGGACGACATACTGGTAGGAGCGATGGAGATGCTGGGAAAGGTCCTGGTCCCGGTGGTGACCATCTTCGTCATCGCCGCCATCTTCGGGCTGGACCTCGGCAGCGCCATTATCGGGCTGGGGTTTCTGGGCCTGATCGTCGGTTACGCCACGCAGGCCTGGCTCAGCAACGTCTTCGCCGGGATACAGCTCTTGTTCGACCGCCCCATCAAGATAGGGGACCAGGTACCTTTGGAGGGCGGACATATCGCCCATGTGCAGCACATCGGACTGCAGACCTGCCATTTCCTGGACCTGGATACCAACGAGGCTGTGGTAATCCCTAACTCTTTACTAATGAGCAAGGTCATCGTCAACATGTCCGCTCCGGACGTCCGGTACATCGTGGACGTCAAGGTCAAGGTACCAGTGGGGGAGGACCCCAAGCGCATCGAGGCACTGATGCTCGAAGCCGCCCGGCTCGTCCCGCAGATATTGCAGGAAGGGAAGAGCGCCCCGGTGGTGCGCGTTTCGGACCTCAAGGATGGACGGATTCTTTTTACCATCTTCCTATGGGTGGACCGGGTCCAGAACCGTTATCTGGCCCGCACCGAGTACCGCACCAACCTCTATCGCCTGTTCAACGAGAGCAAGGTGGAGTTCGCCCTGCCCCGGAAGACGGTGTGGTTCGGACGGAACTGA
- a CDS encoding metal-dependent hydrolase, with protein sequence MVDIEYLGHSAFALRHGQNIILIDPFIIGNPKAPASASAIKPTLILVSHAHSDHSGDAVEISKRCGCPVLATFEVGNRMAEMGASVISAHIGGEFTFPFGRVKLFQAVHSSSFDDVNSVGVPCSFLIEIGGKVVYHAGDTALFGDMRLIGEEAPIDVALLPVGGVFTMGLKDAVRAMRLLGAKIMVPMHYGTFEDIVVPEDRMRQCCANALFRLTLLHPGERLTVP encoded by the coding sequence ATGGTTGACATCGAATATCTGGGGCATTCGGCCTTTGCTTTGCGGCATGGACAGAACATCATCCTCATTGATCCGTTCATAATTGGAAATCCTAAAGCACCAGCCTCGGCCAGCGCTATCAAGCCGACGCTCATCCTGGTCAGCCACGCCCATAGCGACCATTCCGGGGATGCCGTGGAGATCTCCAAACGTTGCGGATGCCCGGTCCTGGCCACCTTCGAGGTCGGCAATAGGATGGCCGAGATGGGCGCTTCGGTGATATCCGCTCACATAGGCGGCGAGTTCACTTTTCCCTTCGGCCGAGTAAAGCTGTTCCAGGCGGTGCACTCCTCATCCTTTGACGACGTGAATAGCGTGGGCGTCCCCTGCTCCTTCCTCATCGAAATCGGCGGGAAGGTGGTCTATCACGCCGGCGACACCGCGCTGTTCGGGGACATGAGACTGATAGGGGAGGAGGCGCCTATTGACGTGGCCCTCTTACCTGTGGGCGGGGTTTTCACCATGGGTTTGAAGGACGCGGTCCGGGCGATGCGACTCCTGGGGGCCAAAATAATGGTGCCCATGCATTACGGGACATTCGAGGACATCGTCGTTCCTGAGGACCGTATGCGCCAATGCTGCGCGAACGCCCTGTTCCGATTGACCTTACTCCATCCGGGTGAACGGTTGACCGTTCCCTGA